The genomic segment AAACACAGCGGCAAGGCCAGCGGCCACGGCAGCGGAATACATCACCACTAGCCGGCCCACTCCCCTCGCCCTGTGTACCGAGCCCATACCGAGGGCAGCGCCGGTGAGGGTTTGGGCGGCAATTGCCAGTGAGTCGAGCACCAGGGTGAGGAAGTTCCACAGCTGCATCATCACCTGGTGCGCGGCAAGGGAGGCCTCGCCGAAGCGCGCGGCTACTCCCGCTGCGGAGAGAAACGCCACCTGAAACGACAACGAGCGGATAATCAAATCCCGACCGAGCACGAGCTGCCGGCGGATCACCTGCGGGCGTACCGCCCAGGAGCCTCCGTGGGCCCGGACCAGTGCCACGAGGAAGCAGGTGGAGGTCAAGGCCAAGCCGGTGAGATTAGCCCAAGCCGAGCCCACAAAGCCATAGGCATGCACCAGCAGCGGCACTAACACGGCGGCGGGGATCACGCCGGTGAGGGTAAACCATAGGGGCGCGGTGGTGTTTTGGATGCCACGCAGCCATCCATTACCGGCCATGGTGATCAGCAGCAGCGGGATGCCGAAGCTGGCGATCCGCAGCCAAAGAGTGGCCTCTGCGGCCACCGCTTCATTACCGGATAGCCAGAGCGTAAACCACGGCGAGCCGAGGAACATGGTGGCCGCCAGCACCGATCCCACCAGCAACGCCACCCAGGTGGCCTGCACTCCCTCTGCGATCGCCTCATCTTTCTTGCCCGCGCCGAAAAGCCTCGAGGCGCGGGCAGTGGTGCCATAGGAAAGGAAGGTCAGCTGGGTGGTGACCACGGAAAACAACGTGGTGGCCGCGCCCAGCGCCGCCAGCTCGGTTTTTCCTAACCGCCCCACAACAGCGGTATCGAGGAGCAGGTAGAGCGGGGTCGCAGCCAACACGCCGAGGGCGGGCAAGGCCAGCGCCAAAACGGTACGAATGCTCACTCTGCCCTCGGCGGCGAGCCGTTCGTGCTCATCGAGCGGCTCAGTCTGGGCGGGGTGCATATCCGACTGGTACCCATCGCCCTCGGCTCGGGTATCGGCATTATCACTGGGGTCGGTAGGGGTGGTGGAGTCGCGACTCACGTAAGTAGATGTTCCTTGATCAGGGTCCAACAGTCTTCTTCGGTGCCGGTGATGCTCAATCCGGCGGCGTGCATGTGCCCTCCCCCGCCACAACGGCGAGCAAGGGCGGCCACATCTATCTCCTCTGAGCGCAGAGACAGATTCCAGGTGCCCGGCTGCTGCTCTTTAGCGACCACGCACACCACGGCATCCTCGAGAGCATGCAGTAGCCGCACCGCGCGTTCCGGCACCTGGGGCTCAACTGTTGCCAGCAAGCTATGGGGTGCACACAGAATCGCGGCACGACCCAGCGGGGTGTCCATCGCCTCTACTGCGCCGAGCAGCTGACCCAGCACTTGGGTTTCGGCCACGGTGGAGCGATCCATCAGATCGGCCGCGATCGCACCGGTATCGATTCCGCTTTCTGCCAAGGCAGCCCCGAGCAGCAGCCGCGAAGTGGCGTCTTGGGTACCGCCCCAGGAAAATCCACCGGTGTCGGTGACCAGCCCCGCATACAGGGCATGAGCCAATAAGGGGGTGATCTCCACTCCGGCGTGACGGGCCAGCAGCCACACCAAGGCGGTGGTGGAATCGGCGCGCGGGGCGATGAGATTGACCCCATCCACCCCCGGGTTGTGCTCGTGATGATCGATCATGATGCGCGCGTAGTCTCCCGCCGCACTCTGTTCGGCATAGCGACCAGCGCGGCCGAGATCTCCACAATCCACCATGACCACACAGTCAGTATCTGCCGCTAGGCTGCCCGTCCAGGCGATCTCCGCGCAGCGCGGAATCGTGGCGAGTGTGCGCGAGACCCCACCTGGGTGGTCTATATAGCCGCGCACCTGCGCCCCAAGAACCTCGGCGAGCTGCATCATCGCAGACACCGAGCCGATGGCATCGGCATCGGGGCGCACGTGCCCCACCACTGCCACCGAGCGGGATGATTCCAGCACTTCGACAGCTGCGTCTAGCTCGCTGACACCGAAGTCAGTATCGGAGACACCCAACCGCTGCGGAGTCAGCATGCTGGCAGCGGAGGCGGTGGCGGGAGGTGGCGTCGAAAAGCGCGCATGCGTGGAGGACACCGATTAGTCCTCTGCCTCGCGGTAGGGGTTTTCGCCGCCGGCGTAGGTTTTGCCCTCAGAGAGCTTATGCAGCTCTTCATCGCGCTGGCGGGCCTTGGCCAACAGCGCCTCGAGGTGGGCGCTGGCTTCCGGTACGGTGTCCAGTTCGAAGTTGAGCCGCGGAGTAAAACGCACGCTCAAGGCATCGCCGACGTACTTGCGCAACTGACCCCGAGCGCTGTCGAGGGCGGCAGCGGCTTCGTCGTGGTCCGGCTCGGAATCAATAGTGGCGCCGCGGACCGTGTAAAACACCGTGGCGTCGTGCAGATCGCCGGTCATGCGGCAGTCGGTAATGGTGACGTACTGCAGGCGCGGATCCTTGATGCGGTACTCGATCGCTTCGGCGACGATCGTGAGAATTCGCTTCGCCATCCGGCCGGCGCGTTGCTTATCAGCCATGGTGGTTAACCCTTTCGTTGTATGGAGTGTCTGTGCTGCCATCGCCGTACTGGGAGGTGACAGCAAAACACCCGTCATTCTATCGTGTCGCCCACGCAGCCACCGCCCACCCGGTTACCTCCTACGCAGCCACCGCCCACCCGGCTGCCTCATACCCGGCTGCCTGATAGAGCAGCGGGCATCGAGCCGAGCATGGCAACAGCCCTGCCGCCTCACGTGATAAGGCGACAGGGCTGTGTGGGTCCCGCGGCTCAGCAGCGCCAAGCCGAGCGGGGTGTCTTAGGTGCGGGGCACCTCAACCTCTTCGTAGACCTCGATGATGTCATCGACCTGGATGTCCGGGTAGGACAGCACCATACCGCACTCGTAACCGGCGGCAACCTCGGTGACATCGTCCTTCTCGCGGCGCAGCGACTCGATGGTCGCCTTGTCCGTGACCACGTTGCCGTCGCGGATCAGGCGCACCTTCGCATTGCGACGCACCTTGCCGGACTCCACCATGCAGCCTGCGATGAGGCCCACGGAGGATGCCTTGAACAGCTGACGGATCTCGGCGCGGCCAACTTCGCGCTCCTCGTAGATCGGCTTGAGCATGCCGCGCAGGGCAGCCTCCACCTCTTCGAGAGCACGGTAGATGACCGTGTAGTAGCGGATGTCCACGCCCTCGGCGTTGGCCTCCTCGGTGGCCTTGCCCTCGGAACGGACGTTGAAGGCGATGATCACAGCATCCGAGGCGGCAGCCAGGGACACGTTGGTCTGGGTGACGGCACCCACACCGCGGTCGATGATCTCCAGCTGAACTTCCTCGTCCACCTCGATCTTGAGCAGGGCATCTTCCAGTGCCTCCACGGAACCGGCGTTGTCGCCCTTCAGGATCAGGTTGAGGGTGTTGGTTTCCTTCAACACCGAATCCAGATCCTCCAAGGAGATACGCTTCTTCGCACGTGCCTGCATGGCGTTACGACGGCGCGCGTTACGGCGATCGGCGATTTGGCGTGCCATGCGGTCATCGTCGACCACCAGCAGGTTGTCACCGGCACCGGGCACAGAGTTCAGACCCTGCACCTGCACGGGGCGAGACGGGCCCGCCTCGTCCACGTCATTGCCGTACTCGTCCACCATGCGGCGTACGCGACCATAGGCGTCGCCGGCCACGATGGAATCGCCGACGCGCAAGGTACCGCGCTGCACGATGACGGTGGCCACCGGACCACGGCCGCGGTCCAGGTGTGCCTCGATAGCCACACCCTGGGCGTCCATGTTCGGGTTCGCGGTGAGCTCCAGGGAGGCGTCTGCGGTCAGCAGCACAGCCTCAAGCAGTCCATCAATGTTGGTGGCCTGCTTAGCGGAGATGTCCACGAACATGGTGTCTCCGCCGTAGTCTTCCGGAACCAAGCCGTACTCGGTGAGCTGGCCGCGGATCTTGTCCGGGTTCGCACCCGGCTTATCGATCTTGTTCACGGCCACCACGATCGGCACATCAGCGGCCTTCGCGTGGTTGATGGCCTCCACGGTCTGCGGCATCACGCCATCGTCCGCGGCAACCACCAGAATCGCGATATCGGTGGAGCTTGCACCACGGGCACGCATAGCGGTAAACGCCTCGTGCCCCGGGGTATCCAGCAGGGTCACCGTGCGCTCCTGGCCTTCAATTTCCACATCGACCTGGTAGGCGCCGATGCCCTGGGTGATGCCACCGGCCTCACGGCGAGCCTCGTTGGACTTACGGATGGTGTCCAGCAGTCGAGTCTTACCGTGGTCCACGTGGCCCATCACGGTCACCACCGGCGGGCGCTTCTCCAGCAAGGAGTCATCGCCCTCGTCCTCACCGAACTGCAGGTCGAAGGACTCGAGCAGCTCACGGTCTTCATCCTCAGGCGAGACAACCTCAACCTTGTAGTTGATCTCCTCGCCCAGCAGCTGCAAGGTTTCATCCGAGACAGATGCCGTAGCGGTCACAATCTCGCCGAGATTAAATAGTGCCTGCACCAGCGAAGATGCATCTGCACCGATCTTCTCCGCGAAATCGGACAGGGAGGCACC from the Corynebacterium ciconiae DSM 44920 genome contains:
- a CDS encoding MATE family efflux transporter, whose amino-acid sequence is MHPAQTEPLDEHERLAAEGRVSIRTVLALALPALGVLAATPLYLLLDTAVVGRLGKTELAALGAATTLFSVVTTQLTFLSYGTTARASRLFGAGKKDEAIAEGVQATWVALLVGSVLAATMFLGSPWFTLWLSGNEAVAAEATLWLRIASFGIPLLLITMAGNGWLRGIQNTTAPLWFTLTGVIPAAVLVPLLVHAYGFVGSAWANLTGLALTSTCFLVALVRAHGGSWAVRPQVIRRQLVLGRDLIIRSLSFQVAFLSAAGVAARFGEASLAAHQVMMQLWNFLTLVLDSLAIAAQTLTGAALGMGSVHRARGVGRLVVMYSAAVAAGLAAVFALGFRLIPRVFTQDDSVLEAMAWPWWILILMIIGGGVVFALDGVLLGAADAVFLRNATIASVVLGFLPGVWLSLFLNAGLTGVWCGLLAFILIRMAAVLWRFTSMKWADNAV
- a CDS encoding DHH family phosphoesterase, translating into MSSTHARFSTPPPATASAASMLTPQRLGVSDTDFGVSELDAAVEVLESSRSVAVVGHVRPDADAIGSVSAMMQLAEVLGAQVRGYIDHPGGVSRTLATIPRCAEIAWTGSLAADTDCVVMVDCGDLGRAGRYAEQSAAGDYARIMIDHHEHNPGVDGVNLIAPRADSTTALVWLLARHAGVEITPLLAHALYAGLVTDTGGFSWGGTQDATSRLLLGAALAESGIDTGAIAADLMDRSTVAETQVLGQLLGAVEAMDTPLGRAAILCAPHSLLATVEPQVPERAVRLLHALEDAVVCVVAKEQQPGTWNLSLRSEEIDVAALARRCGGGGHMHAAGLSITGTEEDCWTLIKEHLLT
- the rbfA gene encoding 30S ribosome-binding factor RbfA, translating into MADKQRAGRMAKRILTIVAEAIEYRIKDPRLQYVTITDCRMTGDLHDATVFYTVRGATIDSEPDHDEAAAALDSARGQLRKYVGDALSVRFTPRLNFELDTVPEASAHLEALLAKARQRDEELHKLSEGKTYAGGENPYREAED
- the infB gene encoding translation initiation factor IF-2, whose amino-acid sequence is MPGKLRVHELAKELGIKSKDLLATLKEQGEFVKTASSTIEPPVIKKMRAHYAAQSAEAGAAEKPAGDNAGKSAEKAPKPSASATSAKPGAKPAAKPGAKPAAKPGAAQKSAEKAPKPSASATSAKPGAKPAAKPGAKPAAKPAAAQGSEEAAAQDAPASSGAPKPSFQAAQGGQKNNQGEQSAAQQADKPAAEAAMPKPRPRPKPGPKPGGRAPRVANNPFSTGTNPAPRPGGHRGGQGQQGQGQGGAKPGAKPGAKPGRGKPRGQQQGGQGGQERQGGGRRPTPAMMPNHPSPGQMPSRSAAGNRGGGRGRGGHGGPGGPGGPGGPGGGFRGRGGRRGGTAGAFGRPGGAPRKGRKSKRQKRNEYEAMKAPNVVGGVRLPDGGGKTLRLARGASLSDFAEKIGADASSLVQALFNLGEIVTATASVSDETLQLLGEEINYKVEVVSPEDEDRELLESFDLQFGEDEGDDSLLEKRPPVVTVMGHVDHGKTRLLDTIRKSNEARREAGGITQGIGAYQVDVEIEGQERTVTLLDTPGHEAFTAMRARGASSTDIAILVVAADDGVMPQTVEAINHAKAADVPIVVAVNKIDKPGANPDKIRGQLTEYGLVPEDYGGDTMFVDISAKQATNIDGLLEAVLLTADASLELTANPNMDAQGVAIEAHLDRGRGPVATVIVQRGTLRVGDSIVAGDAYGRVRRMVDEYGNDVDEAGPSRPVQVQGLNSVPGAGDNLLVVDDDRMARQIADRRNARRRNAMQARAKKRISLEDLDSVLKETNTLNLILKGDNAGSVEALEDALLKIEVDEEVQLEIIDRGVGAVTQTNVSLAAASDAVIIAFNVRSEGKATEEANAEGVDIRYYTVIYRALEEVEAALRGMLKPIYEEREVGRAEIRQLFKASSVGLIAGCMVESGKVRRNAKVRLIRDGNVVTDKATIESLRREKDDVTEVAAGYECGMVLSYPDIQVDDIIEVYEEVEVPRT